A portion of the Pseudomonas synxantha BG33R genome contains these proteins:
- a CDS encoding fimbria/pilus outer membrane usher protein, producing the protein MKTVLSYRDGEAVPDIPVSSTLPLVLLLCALMPAKAWAENSSFDAQTLHQRGIDPQLASLLLAAPRFASGQHTVNLRVNGQRHGRLDVTFDQQGNLCFDRALLDAANLVIPNETAGCQDFLAQYPQTLVEPDPATLTVSLVVPTEALRPIQQDISGYETGGFAGLLNYDLSGFYNRFGDDASRFGSANTEVGFNAGDWIVRSRQVQTWQDGLSRSTHLQAYAQRTFASHQAVLQAGQINLYNPVLSGAQITGVQVLTEHALQEQGQGARIQGIANSPAQVEVRQNGALIHSTVVPAGPFTLTDVRRLNTRSDVEVTVKESAGGERRFTVPAAMLGLGLPAPGYSVAAGRVRNVGDAKGADPWVVSGGWTGALHPQLTLGTGVLAASDYRSVGASLGWLPWVDSQIQLSTQLSNTQAWEKVSGVQTDLSWSQRLGEQWSISVANSWRSIGYRELEESTYERGDSNRDSRYRDQQSLNLGWSHPLLGAFSAGVARSANFAGDSSSRALASWGTSIGAVSLSASAEWQMGGSQQQDNAVYLNISVPLGESRRLRSWARNSGGENRTGLGLTEQIDDQLSYRVSAEHDSSDHQVETTLGVSVLPRYSQLDFSYSRSDAERSSYQGGARGGVVIHGDGVTFSPYPVRDTFALASVGDMSGIKLSTPSGAVWTDWQGQAVVPQVTAYGRSPVEVQTRSLPRNADIHNGLAMISAGRGAVDRVEFGISLTRRILLTVSTDQGKPLPAGASVSSASGEFVTLVQDGSQVFLPNVLDQSTLWITMPDGGRCELRYSLPEKADPTVYFETAPARCHAP; encoded by the coding sequence TGGCCAGCCTGCTGCTGGCAGCACCGCGCTTCGCCAGCGGGCAACACACGGTCAATCTGCGGGTCAATGGTCAGCGACACGGCCGGCTGGATGTGACCTTCGATCAGCAAGGCAACCTGTGCTTCGACCGCGCATTGCTGGACGCCGCCAACCTGGTGATCCCGAATGAAACGGCAGGTTGTCAGGATTTTCTTGCGCAATATCCACAAACCCTGGTTGAACCGGACCCGGCGACGCTGACGGTGTCACTGGTGGTACCCACCGAGGCGCTGCGCCCCATACAACAGGATATCTCGGGGTACGAAACCGGCGGGTTTGCCGGGCTGCTCAACTACGACCTCAGTGGTTTCTACAACCGCTTCGGCGATGACGCCAGCCGCTTTGGCTCGGCCAACACCGAGGTGGGGTTCAATGCCGGCGATTGGATCGTGCGCAGCCGCCAAGTACAGACCTGGCAGGATGGCCTGTCACGCAGCACCCACTTGCAAGCCTATGCCCAACGCACCTTTGCCAGCCACCAGGCGGTGCTGCAGGCTGGGCAAATCAACCTGTATAACCCGGTACTGTCCGGCGCGCAGATCACCGGGGTGCAGGTGCTTACCGAGCACGCCCTTCAAGAACAGGGCCAGGGTGCGCGGATCCAGGGCATTGCCAACAGCCCTGCCCAGGTGGAGGTACGACAGAACGGAGCGTTGATTCACTCCACCGTCGTGCCCGCTGGTCCCTTTACCCTGACCGATGTACGTCGCTTGAATACGCGCTCGGACGTGGAGGTCACGGTCAAGGAAAGCGCTGGCGGTGAGCGGCGCTTCACCGTGCCGGCGGCCATGCTCGGCCTTGGGTTGCCAGCACCGGGTTACTCCGTGGCGGCGGGTCGGGTGCGTAATGTGGGCGACGCCAAAGGCGCTGATCCGTGGGTGGTCAGTGGCGGCTGGACCGGTGCGCTGCACCCGCAGTTGACCCTGGGCACCGGTGTACTGGCAGCCAGCGATTACCGCTCGGTGGGCGCCAGCCTGGGCTGGTTGCCGTGGGTGGACAGCCAGATCCAACTGTCCACGCAGCTGTCCAACACCCAGGCGTGGGAAAAGGTTTCGGGCGTACAGACTGACCTTTCCTGGTCCCAGCGCCTGGGCGAGCAGTGGTCGATCAGCGTCGCCAATTCCTGGCGCAGCATCGGCTATCGCGAACTCGAAGAAAGCACGTATGAGCGTGGTGACAGCAACCGCGACTCTCGTTATCGCGACCAGCAAAGCCTCAACCTGGGCTGGTCGCATCCGCTGCTGGGTGCGTTCAGCGCCGGGGTTGCGCGCTCGGCCAACTTCGCTGGCGACAGCAGCAGCCGTGCGTTGGCCTCGTGGGGCACGAGTATCGGTGCTGTGTCACTGTCGGCCAGTGCCGAGTGGCAAATGGGCGGTAGCCAGCAACAGGACAACGCCGTGTACCTCAATATCAGCGTGCCGTTGGGCGAAAGTCGCCGGCTACGTAGCTGGGCGCGCAATTCCGGCGGTGAGAACCGCACCGGCCTGGGCCTCACCGAACAGATCGACGACCAACTCAGCTATCGCGTCAGCGCCGAACACGACAGCAGCGACCATCAAGTGGAAACCACGCTGGGCGTCTCGGTATTGCCGCGTTACAGCCAGCTCGATTTCAGCTACAGCCGCTCCGATGCCGAACGCTCCAGTTATCAAGGCGGCGCTCGCGGCGGTGTGGTGATACATGGCGACGGCGTAACTTTTTCACCCTACCCGGTGCGCGACACCTTTGCCCTGGCGTCGGTCGGCGATATGAGTGGCATCAAGCTCAGCACCCCCAGCGGCGCGGTATGGACCGACTGGCAAGGCCAGGCCGTGGTGCCGCAAGTCACCGCCTACGGGCGCAGCCCAGTGGAAGTGCAGACACGTTCACTGCCGCGCAATGCCGACATCCACAATGGCCTGGCGATGATCTCGGCCGGACGCGGCGCTGTTGACCGAGTGGAATTTGGCATCAGCTTGACCCGTCGCATATTGCTCACCGTCAGCACCGACCAGGGTAAACCTCTGCCTGCCGGAGCCTCAGTCAGCAGCGCCAGCGGCGAGTTCGTCACCTTGGTGCAAGACGGCAGCCAGGTGTTTCTACCCAACGTGCTGGACCAATCGACGCTGTGGATAACCATGCCCGATGGCGGTCGATGCGAATTGCGTTACTCACTTCCGGAAAAAGCCGACCCCACGGTGTACTTCGAAACTGCTCCCGCGCGTTGCCACGCGCCTTGA